The Flavobacterium johnsoniae UW101 genomic interval ATAATTTTATTGAAAGATCATTTTTGATGATCGTTTTTCTTTAATAAGTAAGATTAATAAATTTGTATTTATTTGATATATAATTTGTTGTTTAGTTTTAGAAGAGCCAATGAAGAAAATTTTATTGAGAAAAAATAATTTAAAAAAAAGTGAAAAAATATTCTTTTGAGGGAATATTCTTGTATGTTTTCTTCTGTATTTTAAAAATCATTTATTCGTTAATAGCTTTTCAAGTCTTGCCATCATTTCATCTTTTTCTTTTAGCATGCGTTCGTACAAAGCAATTTTTTCTTCGTGCAGTTTTTTTAATTCATCCAATGGATTGATATTGAATACAGGTTTAGAATTTCCGATATAAGCATCTTTTTCAATATTAAACGTATTGGAAATAATATTTACGGCTTGTTCTTCATCAAAGTTTTGAAAAGCTTCAACAGGAATTTTCAATATTGAAGAGATTTGTTTAAGCAGATTATCCTCAATTACTTCTTTCTGTTCCAGCAAAGAAATCTTTTTTTGGCTCCAGTCTTCGCCCAAATCATAAGCCAAAGCTTCCTGTTTTATGTTGAGCATTTCTCTAAAACGTTTTACGTTTCTTCCCTGATGAATTTTCTGTTCCATAAATGAATCTTGATTTCTAGGCTCAAAGATAAAGCCATTTCTATTAAAAAAACCTGAATTTCAAAGATAAAAAAATATCCCGAAAATATACTTTTTGTCAGATATTATATCTAAATATGGAATGTCAATTTGAAAGATTAGGACAACGAGATATAACAATAAAAGCTCCAGATTTCTCTGAAGCTTTTATTTTAGTAATGGGAAATATTCAATATCTAGCCAAATTATCTTGGATTATTACCGTATTTGGCATGTATATCTTAATTTTTTTCTATGTTTTGTGTTTGTATAGTCTTTTAGTATAAGTTCCAAAAAGCATAAATCTAATTAAAAGTACTTTTGATTATTTATAATGGAAAAATTATAAATTTGAAAATAAATAATACTTGATATTTATACCTATCGACCCGAATTTTGATGGTTTTGTAGCGCAAATAAATAAGTTAGACAATGTTTTTATAAAAAATGAAACAAATGAAAATAATATATTTTGTAATATTTCTGACTCTAATTAGTTGTGGAAAATCAACTCCTCAAAATCAAGCTAAAAAAAATCAAACTCCAAAAGAAGACACAATAAATAAGTATTGGGATTCAATTTGCAAGACAGAAACTAAAAATGCCGAAAAAGATATCAAACAAAATAAATTAACTTATTTCCATTATCTAGGAATGGTAGTGCAATATCGAAGTAATAAGGAAATGAACAAATTACTTTCGAACTATAATATTGGTGTTGGCTCTGCTGTTTCTTATTGTACAGTTCCAGGTGAATTACAAAATTGTTATGCATATAAAATGCGACAAGAAATAGACAAGCGATATGGAAAAAAATTCATAGATTCTTTACGTACTATTGCTGAAAAACAATATGTAGAAAACAATCTAAATAAAATTTATGCTTTTGAAGAATGTGATACTATATCTAGATATCCAAATGATAAGAGTTATAAAGACTTTTTTAAAAATTATAAAAACGATTTTTTTAAAATTGCAAAATATCCCGAAGATTTTGAATTTAGAAAAGAAAAAGATAAGTATTCTTGGATTTCAGCGGATTTTATATTGCATAAAAATGGTAAAGTGACTGATATAGATGTTGAATTAAGGTTTCAAAATAAAAAAAATTATAAGTACTCAGCTTATTACACAAAAAAAATAAAGGAATTCATTTTAGAAACAAAATGGATTCCTGCAAAAAGTATGGGCATAACAGTAAATAGTAAAGTTCCACTAACAATTCATTTTAAATAAATCAAACACATAAAAAAAGCTCCAGATTTCTCTGAAGCTTTTTTTCTTAGTAGCGGGAACAGGACTCGAACCTGTGACCTTCGGGTTATGAGCCCGACGAGCTGCCTACTGCTCTATCCCGCGATGTTTCGGGTGCAAAGATACGCCGATTTTTGTGAAATCCAACGAAAACTTTAAAAAATGTTTTATTTTCTGTATTAACTTGATATGACTACCTTTGCAAAATAAATAATATGCAAATGTCACATAAAGCAGGTTTTGTAAACATCATCGGAAATCCAAATGTTGGAAAATCGACACTAATGAACGCCTTTGTTGGAGAAAGATTATCAATCATAACTTCAAAAGCACAAACAACACGCCATAGAATCTTAGGAATCGTAAATGGCGAAGATTTTCAAATAGTACTTTCAGATACTCCCGGAATTATAAAACCGGCTTATGAAATGCAGGAGTCGATGATGAACTTCGTAAAGTCGGCTTTTGAAGATGCTGATATTTTAGTTTACATGGTCGAAATAGGGGAGCAGAATTTAAAAGACGAAGATTTCTTTAAAAAAATCTTTTATGCTAAAATCCCGGTTTTACTATTATTAAACAAAATCGACAACTCAAATCAGGAACAATTAGAAGAGCAGGTTGCTTTTTGGAAAGAAAAAGTGCCAAATGCTGAAATTTTCCCAATTTCGGCACTTCAAAATTTTAATGTCCCGGAAGTTTTTGAGAGAATTATTCAATTACTGCCAGAATCTCCGGCATATTACCCTAAAGATCAGTTAACAGACAAACCAGAGCGTTTCTTTGTAAACGAAACGATTCGTGAAAAAATCTTGTTGAATTACGCTAAAGAAATTCCATACGCAGTAGAAATAGTAACAGAAGAATTTCATGAAACCGATACGATTATCAGAATCCGTTCTGTAATTATGGTAGAACGCGATACGCAAAAAGGAATCATTATTGGGCATAAGGGCGCAGCTTTGAAAAAAGTAGGAACAGATGCCCGCGTTGATTTAGAGAAATTCTTCGGAAAACAAATTCACATTGAACTTTACGTAAAAGTGAACAAAAACTGGAGAAGCAACGCCAATATGCTGAAACGATTTGGGTATAATCAATAGGCTTTTGTTTAATCGGTTAATCGTTAATTTGTTTAATCGTTAAATGAAAGTTCTTTTTGAAAATAGGTGCCTTAGCCCTGATAGAAGTGGAAATCCTTTTGTGAAGCTTTAGCGGAACAAAAGATTGAAACGGATAGCAGGAATAGCTCCTAAAAAAGATAAAAACTTAGGTATTTGGTCCCGATAGCTATCGGGATAGTGACTTAGTCACTTTTTTAACTACCTTTGCAAAAAATTTAAATAAGGCATTTAGGGTTTTAGTGATCCGGTTTTTAGGCAGCTAAAGATCTGAAATTTAAAGTCTAAAGTCTAAAATTCAAAAAAAATGAATAATAACATTGTTGCGATAGTAGGAAGACCTAATGTAGGGAAATCGACCCTTTTTAATAGGCTGATACAAAGAAGAGAAGCTATTGTAGATTCAGTATCTGGGGTTACCCGTGATAGAAACTATGGTAAAAGCGAGTGGAACGGAAAAGAGTTTTCTGTCATTGATACGGGAGGATACGTTCGCGGATCTGATGACGTATTTGAAGGTGAAATTCGTAAACAGGTAGAACTTGCTATCGACGAAGCCGATGTTATTATTTTTGTGGTTGATGTTGAAGAAGGTATTACACCAATGGATGAAACTGTTGCAAAGTTACTTCGTAAAGTAACAAAACCTGTTTTATTGGCTGTAAACAAAGTAGATAACGCTATGCGCGAAAAAGATGCTATAGAATTTTATAATCTTGGTTTAGGAGATTATTATACTTTCGCCAGTATCTCAGGAAGCGGAACTGGAGATTTATTAGATGCTTTAATTGATGCATTTCCAGAAAAACCAGAACCAGCAGAGGCAGCAGAAGAATTACCTCGTTTTGCTGTGGTAGGACGCCCAAATGCAGGAAAATCTAGTTTTATCAACGCCTTAATTGGTCAGGATCGTTATATAGTAACCGATATTGCCGGAACAACACGTGATGCGATTGATACAAAATTTGACCGTTTTGGTTTCGAATTCAACTTGGTTGATACTGCGGGAATCCGTCGTAAAGCAAAAGTAAAAGAAGATTTAGAGTTTTATTCTGTAATGCGTTCTGTAAGAGCAATTGAGCATGCAGATGTTTGTATATTAGTAATCGATGCGACACGTGGTTTTGAAGGTCAGGACCAGAGTATTTTCTGGCTTGCAGAGAAAAACCGTAAAGGTGTTGTAATCTTGGTAAACAAATGGGATTTAGTTGAAAAAGACACCATGTCAAGCCGTGATTACGAAGAGAAAATCCGCAAGGAATTAATGCCTTTTACAGATGTGCCTATTTTATTCGTTTCGGCTTTAACGAAACAACGTTTATTAAAAGCATTAGAAGCTACGGTTCAGGTTTTTGAAAACAGAAAGCAAAGAATTTCTACTTCAAAATTCAACGAATATATGCTGAAAGTTATCGAAGCATATCCGCCGCCGGCAATGAAAGGAAAATATGTAAAAATTAAATATTGCATGCAATTGCCAACGCAGACTCCTCAGTTTGTATTTTTTGCCAATCTGCCGCAATATGTAAAAGAACCATATAAGAGATATCTGGAAAATAAAATTCGTGATAATTGGGATTTTGCAGGAGTGCCAATCGATATTTATATCAGAGAGAAATAATAAAAAAGAGTCCCCAAAAAAGGGGACTTTTTTTATATGATAATTTTAATGGCACGTTATTTGAATAAATGTAAAAACTACAATTAAAAAATAAAATTTTAAACCTTTTGTTTTTTCTGTAGTCTAACTAATCTAACTAACCCAATTTTATGACCAAGATTTATTCATTTTTATCGTTTTTATTCCTTTTTGTTTTGACTGCCAATGCACAAAACGACGTTACACTTAGAGGAACCGTTTTAGACGTTAACACACAATTGCCTCTGGAAATGGCAACTGTTTATTTTACTACTATAAAAGATTCTACCGTTATCGAATACGCCACTACAGATAAAAATGGTGCTTTTAGAATGGATATCAAAAAATATGAAAAGCCTGTTTTTTTAAAGGTGAGTTATATGGGATATCAAACCTATTACGAAGAATACAAGGGGCTTACTGAAAACAAAGATTTCGGAAAACTTTACATGATAGAAAATGTAAATACGCTGAATGACGTTGTTATAAAAACCGAAGCAGCGCCAATTACTATCAAAAAAGATACGTTAGAGTTTAACGCGGCTTCTTATAAAGTCCGTCCGGATTCTAATGTTGAAACTTTATTAAAACAACTGCCGGGATTTGATGTCGATAATGACGGAAAAATTACGGTGAACGGACGAGAAGTGAATCAGGTTTTGGTAAACGGAAAAACGTTTTTTGATAAAGACGGAGCGATTGCCATTAAAAATCTGCCGGCCGATATTATTAAAAAAATTCAGGTTTCTGATTTTAAAACCAAAAAAGAAGAGCTTTCTAAACAAGAATCAACTTCAGATTTTTCGAGTATTAATATTACTATTGATGAAAAGAAAAACAAAGGATATTTTGGAAAAATAATGGGCGGTTATGGTACCGATGATCGTTATGAAGCCAATGTGAATCTGAATTATTTTAATAACAAGCAGAAAATAAGTTTACTGGCTTCGTCAAACAATATCAATTCGACCGGATTTTCAATGGACGATGTTTTTGATAATATGGGAGGCGGAAGAAATAGCAGCGGAAGAGGAGGAAGTACAAGCTCTGGTTCTAGTGGAAAAGGAATTACGCAGTCAAATTTAGTGGGAGTTAATTACTCTGATGACTGGACTGAAAAACTGCTGGCTATGGGAAGTTACAATTTCTCAAATACCATTAATAACAACGACAGTAAATCAAACCAGCTTAGTTTTTTACCAACCGGAAATATTATAACCGAGGCCGAAGCTAAAACAAGAAATGAAAGTACAGGAAATAACGTCAATTTTGAATTAGAGTATAAAATCAGTCCAAGTATTCGATTGGTTGTAGCACCAAAATTGAATCAATCGAGAACCAACAGTAATTCGACTTCGTCTAGCTTTTCTGAAGATGAAGATGGAAACGAGTTGAACAGAAGTACTTCAAAATCATATTCTGAAGGTGATAATACCAATTTTGGAAACACAATCAATTTTAATAAATCTTTCGAAAAGAAATCTCGAAATTTTAGTTTTGTTTTTACCAATAACAACACTAACAATACGGCAGATGGTTTAAATCTTTCGGAAACGATTTTCTATCAGGACAATCAGCCGAATGATGAAAGAAATCAAACTACAAAAAAGAAAAACACCAGCGATTCTTATTCGGCAGATATTGAATATACTGAGCCAATAACAGATTCGCTTCGAGTACGATTTGGATCTAATTTTGATTGGAAAAGTACTTCAAACGACGAAAGAACTTTTAATTTTGATCCAGATACACAAGAATATACCGATCTTAATTTAGCATTGAGTAATTATACAAGTTCAATTCAAAACTCGGTTACGCCAAAAGTTGGAGTTACGCTTCAAAAAAATAAATTTACGCTTAACCTTGACAGCCGAACATCGATTGTAAATTTTGATAATCACTCACTGTATTTGAATAATGCGACAGATTTAAGTAAAAAATATGCTTTACCATTTGCAACAGCGGTACTGCGATATAAATTTGACCGTTCTAAAAATCTATCATTCAAATACGATTATTCTAATACTCTGCCATCGGCTGCACAATTAATGCCGGTTGTAAATCTTAATAATCCATTGAATACCATTATCGGAAATCCTGATCTGCATCCTGTAGAAAAAAACAGTATTAATTTTAATTACAGAAATTACGATTTTCGTTCTCGTTCTGGGTATAGCTTGTACATAAAAGGAGATTATTATGATAATGATATTGTTTCGACTTCAATTTATGATGAAAGCGGAAAAAGAACGACAACGTATGTAAATATTTCGGGTGTTTATAATGCTTCGATTGGAGCAAACTGGAACCAGTCTATAAAATCTGGCGCGCATACACTGCGTTACGGATTAGGATTAAATGCTGGTTATACTTTTGATAAAGGTTTTACAAATGCTGTTTTGTATAATGCAAAATCGACTTCTATTACGCCAAAAGTATATTTATCATACGATTATGGAGATGTTCTGACGATTGCACCATCTTATAATTTATCCTACAACCAGTCGAAATACGAGAATTATTCGAGAGATGCTACTTCAAATGTTGTACACAGAATCAATTTACAAACTACAACTTACTGGCCAGAAAATTTAATCTTCGGAAATGATTTTGGTTATACTTATAATTCAAATATTTCAGGCGACTTTAAAAAAGATTTTTATTTATGGAATACGAGTTTGTCGTATGGATTTTTAAATAAAACACTTTATGCTAAAGTAAAAGTATATGATGTTTTAAATCAAAATTTAAGTGCAACAAGAACCATTTCGGCAACTTCAATCCGCGATGAAGAAAATACGGTTTTAAGACGTTATGTAATGTTTTCTCTGGCTTATAAAATAGGAAACTTTACAGGGTCTGAAAAAGGAGGAAAGAGAAGACCGAGAGATTAAGTTTTCTTTTAGGTTCAAAGGGACAAAGGTTCAAAGGGACAAAGGTTCAAAGGTTCAAAGGGACAAAGGGACAAAGGTTCAAAGGGACAAAGGAATAGAATAAAAAAATCCTAAATCAAATTGCAAATTTGATTTAGGATTTTTTATTAAAATCTGCGATCAATTTTATGGTAAAAAGTAAACCTGATGATATCACGGTCATAAAAATCTACACCGCTTGTGCGTCTTTGAAAACTTTTTAAATAACCTAATTCTAAACCAATATTAGGATTAATGTGATAGCGAAGCGCAGCATAAAAACGATTTTGATCAAATGTATTTCGTTTGTTATCTTTTCCGTAATTCAATAAAATTTCATCAGAAATTGTTGCTTTTAGACTCTGTTTTTCCTTTTTCCAAAGATCAAAAGTAGATTGTAATCTATAACGGAACCGGAATGCAAAGGAGAAATCGTCAAGTAATTCTGTTCGTGTTGCTTTTTGTGTAAAACGTTCTTCGATCTGAAATCGATTATGAAAAGTAATTTTTGCAATATCGTTTATAAAAGTAATATCTTGTTGTGTGCGATATTCGGGAATCGAAAAGTCAGGATCAATATTTGGATCCTGTGTGTTTACGTTAAAGTATGCAAAACCGCTGCCCAAATCGATAGTTTCAGTGGCTCGGTATCGGCCTTGTACTCGTATAACAAATAGATTTTGATGAACTGGATTTACAAAACTGCGATTATCAAATTCAGAATGCAAAGCCCATTTTTCGCTTAAAGGAAGAATATTATAATACCGAATCCAGGTCAGTGTCTGCTGATCTGTTTTCTTTATATTCTGCGCCGATAAAAAAGGACTTATAAGCCCTAAAATAAATAGTAATTTGAAAATCTTCATCTATTCGATTGAGGCTGCGAATATATACAAGAAGGATTAATTTAATGTAGAATAAAATTTGTTTTTAAAAGCTTTTTGTGATTTTGGACATAAAAAAACGAGATGTAAATACTTTACATCTCGTTTTCTGTTTCTTTTTATTCGAATGTATTATTTGTTAAATAATTCTTCTGCATTTACATTTTGGCGTTGCGCTTCTGCTGCCATTTGCCATTCATGCTTTTTGAATCCAAATTTTGAACCAATTACATTCCCCGGAAAAGTACTAAGCCTATTATTATAATCAGTAATAGATGCACTTAAATAGCGACGGCCGGCGGCTATTTGTTCTTCAGATTCAGTCCATGAATATTGCAAATTCAAAAATTGAGTATTTGCTCTTAAATCAGGATAATTTTCTACTTGCAGCATGATTTGTTTCATCATTTGACTGGCTTCACTATCTGCTTTATATTCAGTTGTATCCGCTTTTAATTGACGTAATTGTGTAATTTTTTCTAATACGTCTTTTTCGTAATTTGTATATTGTTTTACAATTGTTACAAGATTAGGTATAAGCTCAGTTCGTTTTATAAATAAAGCATCTAAAGACGAGAATGCATTTTGAATTTGATTACTTCGTACATTTAGTGAGTTGTAAACAGAAATTATAAATATGATTATGGCAATTACAACGATGCCTAAAATTATTGCTGTCATAATGTAAATGTTTTTAATTAGCTTGTTGTTTCCAAATATTGATATTCAGTTTTAGATCATCAATAATTGAAAATTGTTTGTATAAATCTTCATAAAAGGAAACAAGTAATTCTGGATTTAATTTGGTAGTTACTCCAGTTTCAAATTTGTTTATTCGATTATTGTTTGCCGCAATTATTTTATTGTTTATAAAAAAGAAGAAAAGACTTCCTTTTGCTTTATGTGCAATATCTTTAATGTTCTGCATAGTGGCTGGTGTTAAAATATAGCGTGCTTCTACCTGATCATTAGCATATACATCAAACATTTTTGCAAACTCTGGATCTTCCAGCATTATCTTAGCAGAAGGCTTCACTATATTAGAAGAAAAAGAATTACCAATAATAAATTCTGAAATTCCGGCCTTTGGAGAAATTACAATTTGTGTACTAAATGTTTTATTGAATTTGGCCATAAAAAATTGTCCGGAAAAAACTTCTTCAGGCGATTCGTTTTGTAAACGAAAAGTTGGTGTATGGCTCATATACAAGTCACAATATTGAAATGGAACCCCATTATAGCTGCCAAGTATTTGATCATTTCCTGTAACATCATAATTTTTATCTCTAAATATATCTAGTTCGTGTAATTCTCTTGCTCCAATATAGCCATGCTCTACATATTGAAAAGACGGATTGATAAAAGCAATCATTTTCTTGAAAATCTGCTCTTTAAATGAAGTGTAATTTTCTCCTGAATCTCCAATCTGCTTATATCTTTTCTTCATAATTGGTATGTATACCAGATAAATTATGGCACAAAGTATTCCAAATACTATAAAAATAGAACTTGTATAAGAAGAAGCATTTTCTGGATTGTTGGCAAGATCGGCTGCTTTTGTATAATTGAAGAACATGAATCCGCCAACTACCAAAACACAAAAAATTATTCCAATGATATAAAGGTTCAATCCTTTTTTTCGGCTTTTTTCAAGGTTTTCCAGTTCAGGAGCCAATTCAGCATCAGCATACTTCTTAAATTCAGGAATTGTTTTTAAGGGAACAGATTCGATAGTTTCAATAACCTTATCACTATTAAGATTTTCTTTTAGATTGTTTACATGATCAATATTTACACCGCTCAATAAAACCTTAAAGTCCGGTTCTATACCTGGAGGTACAGGTAAATTGTAGACTTCATTTTGTATTGAAAAACAAACGAAATTTATAGGATACAGCCTGACTCTGATTTTGCCTAACGGTAATGTTATCTTGTAATCAACAAATTGTGTTATTGAAGCAGCTTTTTTTCCTGCGTTTAAATCATTAAAAAGCTTTTCTATTAATAAATGACGATTATTAAGTGTTTTTATTTTTTTAAATATTGAAAATCCAAATGCAATAAGAATGATAGGTATGATCAATTTGTAATAAATAGGAGTACTTGTTGTACTTTCATTTCCACTGAAGCGAGACAGGAAAACATTAGATAAAACACTTATAACCACAATGCCGATTACTGCATAAAGAGCGAAAGCATAATAGGTTAATTTTTTATCACGATTATGTTCTCGTAAAAGGATTTCTTGTATGTTGTTATTGTTCATTGTATTTTTAAATTATGCAATTATTTATCTTTTAATACAGTAAAAAATCTAGTATATAGCTGTTGGAAAAAGAGGGACTATAAGCCCCTCTAAAAAATAATCATGTAAAAAGAAATATAAGAACTACTTTAATGGATAAGTATTCCAAATGCTCTTTTTACTGCTTAGCATTTCTAATATCACGGTTGCAAAGTCTATAGGGCTGCCTCCGTACATAAATGCACGGCCAGTCATAAATGAAGCAGCATACTCAGACCAGTTATTATATCTTTCTTTTGCCATTTTTCTGGCAGTTTCCAAATATTGTAAACAAGTTTGCTGGTCTATATATCCGGCAGCATAACAATATCTTGCTACAGAACCTATACGCTCAATATCCCATGAATCAATGTCAGTTGGATTTCCGTCTTCATCAATGTTTAATTTTAGAGCGGGAGCCAGTGCCTGTTCATATTCTTTGATGTCATCTTCAGTATCTTCGTCAATTTCTGCATCTTCTCCTCTGTGACCTTCATCTTTCAGCCATTCCAATATTTCAACTGCATCTTCATGATCTGTAATATTCCAGGCATTTTCAAGCATTTCTTTTAAATCACTTTTATAACCGTTGATTTCAAATGTAGCTGTAGGATGCTGGTGCAATATTATAGAACCAATAGAAAGAAGTTCTTTTTTGTCATCAGGTACAGGTTCAATGTTTTCGAAATCGTCATCGTCATCATCGTCATCACCACCGCCAAATAATCCTGAAAAATTATTCATTAGCTGAGTAAAGCTTGAATTAGCTTCAGCGTTGCTGTTTATTTGTTCATTACCAGCAAGATAATTGAATTTAGGACATAACGCCGGATTACTGTAATATTGCATATATGTGCCCATATCCTGCAAGGCAGCAAATTGATATTTAGTACATACTTCTGTCCACTGTTCAGAAGTGATATTTAGGGCTTTAAGTACAGCATCAGTATCAATTGACTGAGTTGTCAAAGCACCAATTGCGGCTGCATATTCTGGTAGGCTTACGCCATGAACTGTATTGCTCATTTTATTTGTGTGTAAATATTAAAGGATTATTTCCAGTCTTTTTCTAATTTCGTATCCCATTTTACCTGAAATGGACTTTTTGTATCTTTTTTTAATTCAGAAATAAATCCTTGACGTTCAGCGTATTTTGATGAGCTGTCTTTAGGATCTTCGTTACTCCAGTATAAATAGCCATACATGTAGCTTCTGTTGTATTCATCCCATGATTTAAAAGTTTTTTGAATACGTTTTGAAACTTCTAATGCTTTGTCTAAAGCTGTATTTTCATCATTAAAACCAGCTACATAAAAACTAGTTAACAAGAAGTTAGCTCTGCCAAGATCCCATCCTAAAATAGCATTATAGCCAAGATCAGTATAAGCATCATATAATAATTGTAAATGAATTTTTTGCTCAGGATCTGTAATAGCAGCTAGTTTAGTTTCAAACTCTTGTTTACTCATCTTATCAATACCAAGTTCTTTTACTTGGTCAACAAATTCTTTGCTGTGCATTCCATTTTTAGATGTAAGTTCCTGAACTTGTTTCATTCCTGAATTTAAATCAGATATTGACCAGTATTGCTGCAGCATTTGTTTTATAGGTTCTTTCATGCTGCTGTCCTGACCGCCAACTAAATTGTAGTCTCCTTGATTCTGCATAGTCATAATAGCATAAGTACCATTTATAAAACGTGTAGTTTCACTTGCTGTATCAGCAGTGTTTCCTTTTTTGCATCCGGTTAATAAAAAGCATGTTGTTAATACAAGAGTTGCACTTAGGTTAAAAAACTGTTTTACTTTGTTCATTTTGTTCATTTTAATGTTTAATAATTGGTTTTAAAAAATTATCTTTTAAGTATTTTATCTTTTTCAATTTTAAATTCTATTTGTTCAAAAGAAAATATGCCTGTCTATGAAATTGCAAAATTTTCGTTATTGAATGAATTATGCAGTAGGTATTTGTAAACCGTTTTTTAGAAGTTCTAAAAAAACATCAGGGCTTGTTATCTGCGAATAAAAAATCACAAACATTTCATCACCGCTTTTGTTGAATGCTACAATATTACCATCATGAGTAATAGAAGCAGTCTGCATATCAGTAAAGAAAAAGTCTTTATTATTGATCATTACTTTTGTCTTGGATACGAGTATATTTTTATTGTATTTGCTTAATCTTGAAAGTGGGTCATGAACCATTTGATTCATAGTTGGATTATTGTCTGATGATGTTTTAAAAATAATATCGTTTCCGTTGTCCTGCTGTTGAATTAAAATTGGCGTACGTTGTTTTTGATAAAGATTTTTAAAATTCTGTATTAATTCCATATAATTTTTCACCTGCGGATCAATAATGTGCCACTCATCATCATCATTTTTTTGAAAGCCAAGATGTAATAAAGACATTTTGCCGCTGTAAAAGCTTACTTCGTTTTTGATATCCCTAATAAGGATTTGTTTTCTTTCTTTGGTTTTTCGATTGATAACTGTAATATCTGTTTCTGAAAGTTCAAAACTTTCTTTTGGGAGTATTTTGCGTGATAGTACAAAAAAGAAAATACCGCCAATTAGGAAAAGAAAAAGGCTTTTTTTTGACTCATTTGCTAATTCTGGCATTTGTTCAGAATACTTAAATAAAATGAAAAAACAACCAGCACCAATTGTCAGGCATAATATAGCAGCAGCCATTAATAAATTGCTGTTTAATGAACTAGAGTTATATGTCTTTTTCATGATGTTTATTTGTGGTAGAAGTTTAACAAGAAGTGTGAAATGATTTAATGTTTTTTCCAGTAAACTATTATTGTGATTATTATAGAAATAATAA includes:
- a CDS encoding DUF3137 domain-containing protein → MNNNNIQEILLREHNRDKKLTYYAFALYAVIGIVVISVLSNVFLSRFSGNESTTSTPIYYKLIIPIILIAFGFSIFKKIKTLNNRHLLIEKLFNDLNAGKKAASITQFVDYKITLPLGKIRVRLYPINFVCFSIQNEVYNLPVPPGIEPDFKVLLSGVNIDHVNNLKENLNSDKVIETIESVPLKTIPEFKKYADAELAPELENLEKSRKKGLNLYIIGIIFCVLVVGGFMFFNYTKAADLANNPENASSYTSSIFIVFGILCAIIYLVYIPIMKKRYKQIGDSGENYTSFKEQIFKKMIAFINPSFQYVEHGYIGARELHELDIFRDKNYDVTGNDQILGSYNGVPFQYCDLYMSHTPTFRLQNESPEEVFSGQFFMAKFNKTFSTQIVISPKAGISEFIIGNSFSSNIVKPSAKIMLEDPEFAKMFDVYANDQVEARYILTPATMQNIKDIAHKAKGSLFFFFINNKIIAANNNRINKFETGVTTKLNPELLVSFYEDLYKQFSIIDDLKLNINIWKQQAN
- a CDS encoding DUF1266 domain-containing protein codes for the protein MSNTVHGVSLPEYAAAIGALTTQSIDTDAVLKALNITSEQWTEVCTKYQFAALQDMGTYMQYYSNPALCPKFNYLAGNEQINSNAEANSSFTQLMNNFSGLFGGGDDDDDDDDFENIEPVPDDKKELLSIGSIILHQHPTATFEINGYKSDLKEMLENAWNITDHEDAVEILEWLKDEGHRGEDAEIDEDTEDDIKEYEQALAPALKLNIDEDGNPTDIDSWDIERIGSVARYCYAAGYIDQQTCLQYLETARKMAKERYNNWSEYAASFMTGRAFMYGGSPIDFATVILEMLSSKKSIWNTYPLK
- a CDS encoding DUF1266 domain-containing protein, producing MNKVKQFFNLSATLVLTTCFLLTGCKKGNTADTASETTRFINGTYAIMTMQNQGDYNLVGGQDSSMKEPIKQMLQQYWSISDLNSGMKQVQELTSKNGMHSKEFVDQVKELGIDKMSKQEFETKLAAITDPEQKIHLQLLYDAYTDLGYNAILGWDLGRANFLLTSFYVAGFNDENTALDKALEVSKRIQKTFKSWDEYNRSYMYGYLYWSNEDPKDSSSKYAERQGFISELKKDTKSPFQVKWDTKLEKDWK